The nucleotide sequence TGCAGTTACCTgtactctccccccccccccccgaaagatTATGTTGAAAACAGTTTTCAACTCATTAAAAATGTCCTCTAAGCCATGACTCAGATGATGGGTCATCCCAGCTCCATAGGAGCCTGGTGCGGGAAGTCCTCACCTTCAAGGTCTGTCTGGGCTATCCTAGTTTACGTTCTttccctcagtctctctctctctctctctccctccctccctccctccctctctctctctctctctctctctctctctctctctctctctctctctctcattctgtgtgtGAGATGCACTTGTTTGTGTACGTACGTGCgtgcgtggaggccagaggttgacattaagtgtcttcctcaataatagctgttcactttttttgtttgtttgtttgttttgttttttgtttttttttttttcgagacagggtttctcttgcgtagctttggtgcctgtcctggatctcgctctgtagaccaggctggcctccaactcacagagatctgcctgcctctgctggcattaaaggtgtgcgccaccactgcccaccctATAGCTGTCTACTTTATTTGCTGAACCCAGAGTCTGCCAATTCCAGCTAGtttggctggcttgctctgggaACCCCATCCCTGACTccacagtactgggattacaggtgggtcaCCATACTCACCCAGCATTCATATGGAtattggggatccaaactccactTTTCACACCTACACAGCAAATGCTTGACctactgaaccacctccccaaCATTGCATTCTTATCTAATGCAAGCAGACACCCCACTTCTCCGGCTACTGTCAGTGTAGGTGCTAGTGGGAACAATTTTtttgatgaggaaactgagcccCAGTCAGGGCACTGACTGCCTTAGTACTCCTacagagagcagagacagagtGGGGCCCTGGACTTCCACACTAGGGCCCTCATTCTCTAACTCACAAGAGTCTTGACTCCAGCCCAGAGATTGGCTGCAGAGGATTGGAGACCAGCTGGAAGACATGGAAAGAGGGCTGGGACCCAGTCTTAGGTGTTTTCCTGAGTGTCTGTGTGAGCCTAACTTTGTGAGACAGACACTGCCTGGCCTAGAAATGCTGGGTGAAACCTCCGGGCAGGGGTATGAGTGTGGATGGGGGGTGGACGCTGCTCTCCTGCCTCACCCATCTAGAATAGGTGGGCTGGTTGATCCTGGGGGACAGGACCTCAGAGGCACTGAAGGCAATGCTGGGCCGTTCCCTGTGGCTCTTTGGAACTTCTGCCGCTCACCCTGTGTTCTCTTTCAGATCTTTCCAGAACAGCAGTCGCAGTAGCTATGGCTCCATCCTGGGTGCCCGCTGTGGGCCTCACTCTGGTACCCAGCCTGGGGGGCTTCATGGGCTCCTACTTTGTGCGTGGTGAGGGCCTCCGCTGGTATGCTAGCCTGCAGAAACCCTCCTGGCATCCACCTCGCTGGACACTGGGTCCCATCTGGGGCACAATGTATTCGGCCATGGGGTAGGTGGTTGCAGGTGCCACCTTGCAGTGCCCTGTTCCCCATGGCATCAGGCTGGGCATTGAACCCCTGTGCAGAGGGAGGCCCCAGGACAGAGTGGCatcatcccccgccccccccccatgggaAAGGGAGGGTGGCAAGGCTGCCAACCTATGCGTTGCAAGATTGAACTTTTTCCTGCTTGTTTCTGGGAACCCAGCCTGGGTTCACACTACTGAGGCTGCCCCATGTATAAAGGTCAGTGTGGACAACAGCACCATGTGCCAGGACAAACGTGGCAGCTGTGTCCTTTGGTTGTACCGTACAGAACCAGACCCCGGTGTGGTTCATTCCCAGGAGCCCTCTGCAGCCACTGCCTCATGGCCCCAAGAGACTGAGCGACTAAGCTGCCACTTGCTTGTCCCCTTATCCCCAGAACAGTTTCGTCGTCCTGAAACTACACACAGACTAGGGTCTCAAGTCAACTCTCCATAGCAATCTTAGAAGAGACAAAGACCCAGAGAGGGCAAGCAGCTTCTCTGAGATCACACAGAAGTCAGCGGCAGGGCATACACACCTAAGCCATCACCGAGCGGTCTCGGGAGGGTAGCACTCTTGGCCTTGCCCTGTGATGTCCTGACCCACTGTCTGTTTCAGGTATGGCTCCTACATGATCTGGAAAGAGCTGGGAGGTTTCACAGAGGAGGCTGTGGTCCCCTTGGGTCTCTACACTGGCCAGCTGGCTCTGAACTGGGCATGGCCCCCCATCTTCTTTGGTGCCCGGCAGATGGGCTGGGTAAGTGTAGCCACAGCTTGACTCTTGGGTCACTGGAGATGACCCTGGGAGGACAGGTGATATCACATCCCAGATGACATCAGTAtctgcaggtggtggtggtggggaggccTGTGACTTGCGGGCCCCTTTAGAAGTTCCGTGAGTCAGGTGCAGTGGGGCCCCTGTAGTCCCAGCTCTCAAGAGGTTGAAGTGGGAGGATCAGTTGAGCCCGGCAGAGGGCTAGGCCAGCCTAGGTGACAGTGACCTGTGTACCAACGCCGCCTCAGTCCATCTTCCCTCCATGAAGAAAGTCCAGAGGGCCAGGCGGAAGTGGGTGGGGCTCTGGTCTTGGGCTTAGAAGCCACGGCAAGAGACACCAGCCTCACATCCGATGCTGTGTGTGATGACACTTGGGGACAAAGCCTCTCCTTAAAAATGTTCTTGTTCGGGTTtggtgatacatgcctggccTGCAGTcccggcagaggcaggaggattgctttaaGTCTGACAGCCTAGTTCTGAACTACAAGGCTAGTTCAAAGttaagactacatagtgagaccttcttggaaaaacaaaagctaTTGCTGAGCCTGTGACGTGCACACCCCAGCAGTCTGACCCCCTCACACCGGCCTCTCGGGTCAGCACTTGACAACGTTGTATCTTCAGGTCAGAAACCTTCCAGCCACCCCTTCACCCTTGGACATGCTGTGTCCCCTGGGGGCTGTCATACACAGGGCTGTCTCCATGCATGGCACAGAGGCAGGGACTTACAgaccaggaaactgaggctgagaacagagcagaggcagccatcACACCTCAGGGGTGCAGTCAGGGCGAAGCGAGACTTCTAACTTCCAGACCCAGCAGGGTCTTAGCCTCCCCACCTCCTGTCTCCTGCAGGCCTTGGCAGACCTTGTGCTCGTCAGTGGGGTTGCAACCGCCACCACCCTCGCCTGGCACCGAGTGAGCCCGCCAGCTGCCCGCCTGCTCTACCCCTACCTGGCCTGGCTGGCCTTTGCCACCATGCTCAACTACTATGTCTGGCGTGACAACCCTGGCCGGGGAGGTGGCCCACGGTTCCCAGAGTGAGTGCACCTTTACCCATCAGGACCACAGCCATGCCGGCCAGGTACCATGGACGGTAGCCCATCAAGCTTTCATGACCACTGGGCCTGCCTGGTCTACCTGGGTCTTGCTTGGCCCAGGGAGCCACCAGGCAGGTCAAGGTGGTCAGTGCCAAGTCCCACCCAGGGACAGTTGTACCTGCCTTTCTGCGCTGCTCCAGGCATGCCCTAGGAACATGGGGCTTTTAAAGCTAAATAAAGTCTTTAACTTCACGTATAGTAGACTCTGTACTTTGTGGGGCGCCTGGTCTGTGGGACAGCAGAGGCTATGGCCATACAGCATGGTTCTGCTGCTGAGGCTGGGCCTGTCTGGGCTGCATCACCCAGCTTTTCCAACCTAGGGTGGCTCGCCAACACCCAACCTGCAGGAAGGGGGTGTTGAGTCCCAGCACCAGAGGcggggccatcttgctggcccagaccCGCCTACCCCAGGAGCTGTCACCTACCCCTCCCCAGGGCTCCATTTGGGTGACCTATAACCACTTTAGGCAGCAGCTGGGACACAGGACAAGGTGCCTTTCACACAGCCACTGTCTCAGCCCCCACCCTGCTTCCACACGCCTCATGGGTATGTATGGTCCCCACAGGGCACCCGTGCCGGACACTTTTAGGGACAATGAACCTGAGACTCGGAGGGGCTTCCTGGCATTGCTTTCATTGTCACACATGCAGGTCACACAGCCCCAGCAGCGCTCCACACGATACCTGCAGGCCACAAAGCAATTCTGCTCAATTGGGGGTCACGTGCTTCCCCAGTCCACCCCTAGAGGCACCCTCTGGTCTAGGCTGCCACCAGCAGTCACCACAGTAGTCTGCAGCCTTTAATGAGAAGGGCACGCGGCATCTGCTGGTTTAAATCACTCCCTGGTCTGGGCTCCTTCCTGCAGAAGCCTCAAACCTTCACATTTATGTCCCCAGCCAAGTGACGACAGAGGGGCTGGGTGGCCACCCGTCAGCAGGGAAGCCATGTTGACTCACACTAGGAGTCGGTTGTCAGTTTGTGGTCAGCAACTGGCATCTCCCTGGAGCCTGAGCAAGGGCCAGAGTTCTGCCTCCTTCTTGAGCAGCATTGCTGTTGCCGCCTGGGCTCTCCAGCTAACTCCACGTGCCCAAGGTGGGCAAGTGCTGGTCTCTGGTGACCCCTTAGACAGAGAAAGCGATCAGGGTGTGGATGTCTCTCCAACTGGCTGGAGGCCAAGCCCGAGGTTGCTGTGCCAACTGGAGTATGTGGGGAGAGAGCCTGACTgctttagaaaaattttaaattatattgtatggtgatattttatttgtgctgaaatgtgattttatttgtatgttaatagttgcctggggggggggtcagagctaatagcaaggcatttagcagaagtctggcagtggtagcacacgcccttaatctgatcacatggcagagtctgtgtgttcaaggacatacccagcttggtgacacacgcctttaatccaagtaccaaccatagagacctggaggtctatatagacaggcagtgatgaagaagtcatgtggttgggtttagaaccaatgagaaggcagaacagaaagtcaataaaaaatagacacacaggaagtaggcctctttctcatgggaaggatggcagcggctggtaagctaaaggccattcactagtgctctgacctcttgggcttttaactctttatttggctctgtgtttcttatttaataaggctgcTTGgaattacatctacaatattGTATGTACATGCACCCCCACTCACATGTACCATGGTGGACACATGGAGGCCGGAGGACAACCCGTGGGAGTTGGtcctttccaccatgtaggtcctagaggaggtcttcaggcttggcagcaggttcCTTTACCTGATGCATCATCTTGCTGGTCCTCCATGGAGGGCCATCCCCGTGGGACCGCTGAACCAATGCCCTGGCATCTCAAGCATTTGTCCTGAGGGGCACAGATGACCCCTTGTTGGGTGGCTGCTCAGAAGCAGTGTGGCCTTGGCTCTGGGCTCCGTCTTGCTCCTGGGACAGCTCTGCCTTATGTGTTTTAACACGGTGCCACTCAGTAGGGCCTGTGTCCTTCATCAGCCCCCATACCCTCTTGGCCACCCCATGAGTCGGGGCCTCTCGTTCCCACCCCAGAACAAgtagacaacacagagaaatgtcATTTCCAGACCACCAGGTGGGCCAAGCCTTAGGCCCTATGAACCCCAAAGCCCCCGGGGGTTGGAGTGTAGCCAGCACAGGTCAGAGCGCTTCTCCAGCTTGGAACCAGGACTCTCACTAAGAGGTCAAAATGggatggggagctgggaggaccactggctttctttttcttctctcatttctcaaaagcacacaCGGTGGTATGGTGGGTTCTGCCCACAAGTGGGGGACACACTGTCATGCCAGCCCAGGCCTGTGCCTCCAGGGCCCCAAAGAGGAAGGACCAGGTGAAAAGGAGACATATTTTATTGCAGTATAAAAGGGCAGGGGGGCCAGCAGCTCTCCAGAGAGAAAACCACAGGGGTCGGTCCTGCCCCGGCCGAGGCTGCACCCAGCACACTGCACCCAGCACGCTGCACCCAGCACGGATCACCAGGCTCGCTAGCAGGTGGCCCACATACCCCGAGACGGGCAGGAAGAACCATGTCCAGTTATGCTAAGAGGGTCACTTTTCCCTTCAAAAgtgcagcagccgccgccgccaccacagTGCTCCACCCTCCTGAGTGGCAGATCACCCTGGAGGCGGCTCCCACCCACTCCAACCAGACCCACTCACTAGTGGGCTGGACCCAGGTACCCCGCAGGTACAGAAACAATGGCGGCTGACTTCAGATTCCAGTAACAAAATGAGGAActagattttacattttctttctgtaggttaaaagacacacacacacacacacacacacacacacacacacacacacacacacacacacacacacacacacacacacacacttggactCTAGGCCTTGGCAAGAGGCAGCCTGGCTGACTTCCACAGGAAGTTCTCCCCAGAGCCATCTGAGCAGGCCTGGCATTTCCATTGTCACCCTTGTCCAGAGTCTGCCATGGAGCCTCACAACTCCAGAGCACCCTGATCACCTCAAGAGGCCAGCGGATCTTGGTGAGATGCCGGCGTGCAGAGGTCAGCTTCCCATAAGGGAAATACCAAGCCGGGCCTGGCTGGGAAGTCTGCTGGTGAAGGCTCTGGTGAAGGCGATGCCCAGGCATAAGGCTAGGTTGGCAAATGTTTTCCCCTGGCTGTTCTGGGGCCTGTGGGTACAATACAGGGTACTGATACCCTGTTTACAGCAGCCATGGGAAAGGAGGGCGGAGATCCTGGGAAAGAACTCCCTGGCCCCGCTGGATACGGGGTTCCCAAACACTTCCCTGTGGAACCCTGTTTCTGCGGAACACCTCTTCCTCTGTACGAAAACTCTGGGTGCACCCAGGCCTGCGGACATCACTCACTGTCCAGCTCTGCCACGTGGTATGGACCTGATGTCCCACATAAGAAGCAGGAACATGGCTCAGAGGGCAGAGCCTAACTGAGGCCAAGGCTctggctggggaggaaaggaggggagagggaggaaggggaggagggagaaggctgGGCCGGCGGAAGCAGCTCCATGAGCAGGGGCTGGAACCAGCtgtgagcagaggcaggaggagggcttTGGGCACCTAGATGATGCGGGTGACGTGACAGCCGGCGGGCTCATCCAGAAACAAGGTGCTGAAGACATCGTTGAAGAACGTGGGGTGGTATCTGCAGGCGCGCTCACAGTCGGGGTTGAAGTTCACCTCCAGGATCTGGGGCTGCATCACCCGCTTTCCTGGTGGCGAAACCGAGAGGTAG is from Peromyscus maniculatus bairdii isolate BWxNUB_F1_BW_parent chromosome 20, HU_Pman_BW_mat_3.1, whole genome shotgun sequence and encodes:
- the Tspo gene encoding translocator protein, whose amino-acid sequence is MAPSWVPAVGLTLVPSLGGFMGSYFVRGEGLRWYASLQKPSWHPPRWTLGPIWGTMYSAMGYGSYMIWKELGGFTEEAVVPLGLYTGQLALNWAWPPIFFGARQMGWALADLVLVSGVATATTLAWHRVSPPAARLLYPYLAWLAFATMLNYYVWRDNPGRGGGPRFPE